In Phreatobacter cathodiphilus, the genomic window TGGCGGTGGAAGCCGAGGTGACGCCCGCCGAAGTGGCGACCGCCGCCGAAATGCATGCCGCCGCCGCGGTGGAAGCCGCCGCCACCACCGCCACGGAAGCCGCGCGCCTCGGCGTCGGTCGTGGCGTAGAGGCTGAGGCCGGCAACGGCGGCGCCCGCGAGGGCCATCGTCTTGAGATTGAACATGGTCGTCGTTCCTTGAGCTTGGGTTCGAGGGAGGAAGCCACCCTTCCTCCTTGAGTGCTCGCGGGGCCGGAAAAGGTTCACCCGAAAAATGCCGGCGAGGGCACGGCATATTTTACGCAATCCGTCCCGGTGAAATTAAGCCGGTGTTCAGCGTCGCGGGCGCATGCTCCAGTCGTCTCCCGTCTGGCAGAGGACATGACCGAGGTCACCGGCATCACGGCGCAGGACATTGCCGAGGCGAAGGCTGCACGGCGTTGGGACCTGACGTTTCCCGAACCGATCGAACGGCGATTCGCCGCCGAGATGGACCTCCGGCGCGGCCAGGCCATCCGGCGCGTGCTGCCGCGCACCCTCGTCATCTACAACGCCTTCCTGCTCGGCGATCACCTGCTGACACCGGATGCCGTCTGGCTGTCCTGGATCGTCCATGTGGCCTTGGTGACCCCCTGGATCATCGTCGCCATCGTCCTGATGCCGAAAATCCGGTCGCGGCCCTGTCGCGATCTCCTGGTGGCGAGCCTGCCGCTGTCGATCATCGCCGGCATTCTCGCGGTCTATTCCGTCTCCCGCTCGCCGCTCGCGGCCCACTACCAGTATTTCGTCGTCATCGCGCTGCTCTACGGCAATGCCGTGCTGAGGCCGCGCCTGACCCTGACCCTCGCCATTTCGGCCGTCACCGTCGCCGCCCATGCGCTGGCGCTGGCCACCCACCCGGGCATGGAGCCCGTCGTCGCTCTCTCCGCGGTCTCCTGTCTGGTCGTGGCGGCCTATGTGTCGCTCTCGACCA contains:
- a CDS encoding sulfur globule protein precursor, with protein sequence MFNLKTMALAGAAVAGLSLYATTDAEARGFRGGGGGGFHRGGGMHFGGGRHFGGRHLGFHRHGHGHRHRVWRHGVWVGGLGVATVGASCYRYRLVDTPYGLQRRLVNVCAW